From a region of the Besnoitia besnoiti strain Bb-Ger1 chromosome I, whole genome shotgun sequence genome:
- a CDS encoding hypothetical protein (encoded by transcript BESB_008170): MCAAGSDSARSETRENRAEAMLAGGRPSVSTRINGRRRQPRETRPPRQPETEVQTGCTALRGGGRDALSGIRRKKQGPTREKNRRSDALDTRPLHGRAYDCEEWRDPA, encoded by the coding sequence ATGTGCGCTGCAGGCTCAGACTCCGCCCGCTcggagacgagagaaaacCGTGCAGAGGCTATGCTCGCGGGGGGCAGACCGAGCGTCAGCACGAGAATCAACGGCAGACGACGAcagccgcgagagacgcgccctccgcggcaaCCAGAGACCGAGGTGCAGACGGGCTGCAccgcgctgcgcggaggcggacgagaTGCGCTGTCCGGAATTcgcagaaagaagcaggggccgacgcgagaaaaaaacaggcgcagcgacgcactGGACACGCGACCACTCCACGGGCGTGCGTACGACTGTGAGGAATGGCGAGACCCCGCTTGA
- a CDS encoding inorganic anion transporter, sulfate permease (SulP) family protein (encoded by transcript BESB_008160), which yields MRPARRGEEGRKVTGASADAGGASRQTTREEGERREGGRRDSGDAESVRVGVATEEGKRKKRREPARGGEDLLPGLPARDARLVVPLAQLDNRAYYVHDAEKEGDRSMEARRDVSEWSPVPPPRSSPSAPETFQLMPVVGDRAIATGARRRRKKKPGFRRKSVDGEDRSPAPGRGGGLFLHPALGDDSEEYVEEHDESPKSSLCSTDCCAGFWRRRWQVMQGWSWGWGFTNRPRDGVRYYISEIFAALIVALTQVPESASFALMANLPPALGVHSAWLIGLFACGLGGRPGMINGVTGSFAATIGAFTTRTCSPTTLKCEVKGVETLVVSVFFAGLLLVLTAFSRLASLVQLIPASVTIGFCNGIAIIIFLAQLQIFRDPATRLFITGSRAGWMAAECVLAAVVMEGWKKIPIVGKLLPGSLISMVAAGLMEFLLARPFFETKTPTIGEVAELTPNSALPIPFFADERWDFRSKIEWKDAFVHGCILAVVATLETLMTVQVVDIYAAQAALPPEPKAPKKTTFRRFLERGWSPLWAKTDGRSNGLLHTLASDAPEKLAGGESPFEKSALAGGAAAGSGPDGGPRGAREGVSAGAVASGAKAEGEGRQARRLGDGAEPEGGRELVSHGADAQKRGTAHDLSSENTSVDTGAFSPRAAAADGLGTSSQSGAGCAAPGTASSPPSPKGGDLEEGEGTGGRRARKKAVGAQMSRVAVYGRELEGPAAHEAAAAQGGDESSAVSPGGAEGPQGRLLAPERTDSGRYEKRDLRLPLCCPALPLSMEHMHASDRFLPFGRHGGADAASLRASGGEDSERGLVGSAATAGEKEEAVAILRGKPPVKGDGNQQLWAAGVANIVCAFFGGMGGGAMIGLSVMNLRSGGKGKESGFLQAIFVFILIAAAYKVLNYLPIAALAGIMFCVAFHTFKWFSLPMVVASFLPERLRTLHPCLVQKITRADAVIVVAVTLCCKFLNVAMAAGIGIFIAALIFAWEANRRFCVEAAEDEKRQIKYYEVHGPLCFSTASKFESAFNYDADPPTVVCMLSGNTRLFDYSAMATMNALSRGYKRRGKTLHFKGMSHGCLNMMAKANHLMQHMDYELIGLEVPPIHHLVEVHPDDDRESVFADTLFASSNLASRASFSKRNARQQGPGPAARALESGSLQPSSSLSRVVAASSTPPFFPAGEGHQGRDEERPSDPEPAAARRAEATDKFVFNPHARSDACETDEGPSFSLSCEMASTAAGQRTLVDDGGGMAVEEKKKRKGIFSGDRKRLERRGAAASAERKETEDKEADARADGRGGAPKATERRRGSPAEERHDGSHQP from the exons atgcggcctgcgcgccgcggcgaggaaggcaggAAAGTGACTGGAgcgtccgcagacgcggggggcgcgtcgcggcagacgacgcgggaggagggcgagcggcgtgagggggggaggcgagacagcggcgacgcagagagcgtgCGCGTGGGCGTTGCAACTGAGGAAGGCAAAcggaagaagcgccgcgagcccgcgagAGGGGGAGAAGACCTCCTGCCTGGGCTtccagcgcgagacgcgcgcctcgtggttcctctcgcgcagctAGACAACAGGGCCTACTACGTGCATGACGCCGAgaaggagggagacagaTCCATGGAGGCCCGTAGAGATGTCTCCGAGTGGAGTCccgtgccgccgccgcggtcgtcgcCCAGCGCCCCCGAGACCTTCCAACTCATGCCTGTCGTGGGCGACCGCGCGATCGCCACGGGCGCCCgccggagaagaaaaaagaaaccGGGGTTCCGCAGAAAAAGCGTGGATGGCGAGGATCGATCCCCGGCACCtggacgcggcggggggctCTTTCTCCATCCGGCCCTCGGCGACGACTCAGAGGAATACGTTGA AGAGCATGATGAATCCCCCAAGTCGTCGCTTTGCTCGACAGACTGCTGCGCGGGGTTCTGGCGAAGGCGGTGGCAAGTGATGCAGGGCTGGTCCTGGGGCTGGGGATTCACGAATCGACCGCGAGATGGCGTTCGGTATTACATCAGCGAGATCTTTGCCGCGCTCATCGTCGCCCTCA CACAAGTCCCTGAGTCGGCGTCGTTCGCGTTGATGGCGAACCTTCCGCCAGCGCTGGGCGTTCACAGCGCGTGGCTCATCGGCCTTTTCGCCTGCGGTTTAGGGGGCAGGCCCGGGATGATCAACGGCGTTACAGGCTCCTTC GCTGCGACGATCGGCGCCTTCACGACGCGGACATGCTCGCCAACGACGCTTAAGTGCGAAGTGAAGGGCGTGGAGACGCTGGTcgtctctgttttcttcgcgGGCCTCCTCCTGGTGCTGACGGCGTTCTCCCGCCTGGCCTCTCTGGTGCAGCTCATCCCGGCCTCTGTCACAATCGGCTTTTGCAACGGCATTGCCATCATCAtcttcctcgcgcagctgcagatctTTCGAGATCCTGCCACGCGGCTGTTCATCACGGGCTCCCGCGCCGGCTGGATGGCAGCCGAGTGCGTGCTCGCCGCAGTCGTCATGGAGGGCTGGAAAAAAATTCCTATC GTTGGCAAGCTGCTTCCAGGGTCCTTGATCTCCATGGTGGCTGCCGGCCTGATGGAGTttctgctcgcgcgcccgtTTTTTGAAACCAAGACTCCGACGATTGGAGAGGTCGCGGAGTTGACGCCGAACTCGGCGCTTCCGATCcccttcttcgccgacgAGCGCTGGGACTTCCGCAGCAAAATCGAGTGGAAAGACGCCTTTGTCCACG GCTGCATTCTGGCGGTCGTTGCCACATTGGAGACGCTAATGACGGTGCAAGTCGTGGACATCtacgcggcgcaggcggcgttACCTCCggagccgaaggcgccgaagaagactACGTTTCGACGCTTCCTCGAGCGCGGCTGGTCTCCGCTGTGGGCAAAGACGGATGGACGCTCCAACGGGCTCCTGCATACGCTCGCCTCTGACGCGCCGGAGaagctcgccggcggcgagagtcCCTTCGAGAAGAGCGcactcgcgggcggcgccgccgcgggctcaGGCCCCGACGGCGGCCCGCGCGGGGCTCGCGAGGGCgtgtccgccggcgccgtggcttccggcgcgaaggccgagggcgagggtcggcaggcgaggaggcttggagacggcgcggagcCCGAAGGCGGCCGAGAGCTCGTAAGCCACGGGGCGGACGCGCAAAAACGCGGGACGGCTCACGACTTATCCTCGGAGAATACCTCCGTGGACACTGGGGCTTtctccccgcgcgccgccgccgctgacggCCTCGGCACGTCGtcgcagagcggcgccgggTGCGCGGCTCCGGGAACCGCCTCGAGCCCCCCTTCGCCAAAGGGCGGAGACctcgaagagggcgagggcaccggaggccggcgcgcgcgaaagaaGGCGGTGGGCGCACAGatgtcgcgcgtcgccgtctacGGGCGAGAGCTCGAAGGCCCTGCGGCccacgaggctgcggcggcgcagggaggagacgagagctCGGCAGTGTCTCCGGGAGGGGCGGAGGGGCCTCAGgggcgtcttctcgcgccggAGAGAACCGACTCTGGAAGATACGAAAAGCGCGACCTCCGCTTGCCCCTCTGCTGTCCAGCGCTCCCGCTCTCAATGGAGCATATGCATGCGTCTGACCGTTTTCTGCCGTTCGGCAGACatggcggcgcagacgccgcgtcgctgcgagCAAGCGGGGGAGAGGACAGCGAAAGAGGACTCGTCGGAAGCGCCGCCacggcaggcgagaaggaagaagccgTCGCGATTCTCCGCGGCAAACCGCCCGTCAAGGGCGATGGCAACCAACAGCTCTGGGCAGCAGGCGTCGCCAACATCGTCTGCGCGTTCTTCGGAGGcatgggcggcggcgccatgATTGGGCTCTCTGTCATGAACCTccgaagcggaggaaaggGTAAAGAATCAG GTTTTCTGCAGGCGATTTTTGTGTTTATCCTAATTGCGGCGGCTTACAAGGTGCTGAACTACTTGCCTattgccgcgctcgcgggcatCATGTTCTGTGTGGCGTTCCATACCTTTAAGTGGTTTTCGCTCCCGATGGTCGTTGCGAGCTTCCTGCccgagcggctgcgcacgCTGCATCCCTGCCTCGTGCAAAAAATCACTCGCGCAGATGCGGTtatcgtcgtcgccgtcacGCTCTGCTGC AAGTTCCTGAACGTCGCGATGGCCGCGGGCATAGGCATTTTCATCGCGGCGCTCATCTTCGCGTGGGAAGCCAATCGGCGGTTTTGCGTCGAAGCCGCTGAAGATGAGAAGCGGCAGATCAAG TACTACGAAGTCCACGGGCCGCTGTGCTTCAGCACTGCCAGCAAGTTCGAGAGCGCTTTCAACTACGACGCAGATCCGCCAACAGTCGTGTGCATGCTGAGTGGCAACACGCGGTTGTTCGACTATAGTGCGATGGCGACGATGAACGCCCTGAGTCGAGGCTACAAGCGACGAGGCAAGACTCTGCACTTCAAG GGCATGAGCCACGGGTGTCTGAATATGATGGCGAAGGCGAATCACCTAATGCAGCACATGGACTACGAGTTGATCGGCCTGGAAGTGCCCCCGATTCACCACCTTGTGGAGGTTCACCCCGACGACGACCGCGAGTCGGTCTTCGCGGACACGCTCTTTGCGTCCTCGaacctcgcctcgcgcgcctcgttttCGAAAAGGAATGCGCGCCAGCAGGGACcggggccggcggcgcgcgcgttggAATCGGGAAGTCTGCAgccgtcctcttcgctctcgcgcgtcgtcgcggcgtcgagcACGCCGCCGTTCTTCCCTGCCGGGGAGGGACACCAGgggcgagacgaggagaggccTAGCGACCcagagcccgccgccgcgaggcgcgcggaggcgaccgaCAAATTCGTTTTCAACCCCCACGCGCGATCCGACGCGTGTGAGACTGACGAGGGACCAagcttctcgctctcgtgCGAGATGGCCTCAACCGCTGCAGGACAGCGGACGCTCGTCGACGATGGCGGCGGGATGGCAGtcgaggagaaaaagaagcggAAAGGCATCTTCAGCGGCGACCGCAAGAGGTtagagcgaagaggagccgcggcgagcgcagagaggaaggagacggaggacaaggaggcagacgcgcgggcggacggccgcggcggcgcccccaAGGCAACTGAGCGCCGCCGGGGCTCTCCGGCGGAGGAAAGACACGATGGCAGCCATCAACCCTAA